The Lampris incognitus isolate fLamInc1 chromosome 4, fLamInc1.hap2, whole genome shotgun sequence genome segment TTTTGTCCCCAATCGTGAATGGTGAGGCCTCGTGATAAGGCCCCCTCTGCTGAATACACGCTCAATAGGAGCTGAAGATGCAGGCACAGACAAGACTTTAAGTGCCAGGGAATGTAGGTTGGGGAACTTCTCTTCGTTCCTAGCCCAAAAACTGAGTGTGTCTTCATCATGGAAGTCTTTAATGGTCTCAAAGTACTTCTGTACTTGTGATGCTATGCTTGAGTCTCGGTCACAACTGTGACTTTTTCTATGCCATTGGTACCTTGCCAATAGTCTTGGACACTTGAGTGGAGGTAACTCCTCTTGAGATTGTTGTGCACTATGGGGATCCTTCGGAGGGGATCCTGTTCCTATGGCCCTTGCTTCTGTAATCAAGGTgtctgaaaaaaataaacaaagaaaatGATCATTAAGACTTTTATGAACAAAGACTTAAATTATACCATTTTGTCATTTATTATATTTACTACTGTTCCTAAACTACCATTGTATGTACACAGAGCCATCAGGCAgtgaaagcagtgtgtgtgtgtgtgtgtgtgtgtgtgtactgacctttgagtgacctcTTGAGTTCATCTCTGACCAGAGGGGACATGACATTTTCAGTAGACTGAACATCCATATCCACCCAGCTGAGTCCAAAACGTGGGTCAAGCATGGCAGCTATGAAGTACACATCCTCACCAAACGGTTCATGGTGTTGCTTGCTTTCATCCATTTTTGTTCTAACAAATATGCCAGAAAACCTCCTGTGTAAGGATTCTTTAAGTGCTCTGACTAAAGGCCGGCAGAGAAACCTCTTCTCTTCCATCCTCATGAGGTGGGTGTTAATGTCCAAAACTGTGGGGACAACTAGGCTGCTTGTCACCAGTTGCTCACCTTGTGTAAGGTCGGTAGCCTCTGCAAAAGGCTCAAGAATGGTGCAGagttctttgagctgagcccacttgCATGGAGAGAAAACAACATTAGGAAAGTCAGAGCACATGTCTGAGAATGCTGTGATCCAATGCTGTGATAGCTTTCAATTGCTTAAAAGTGGAGTTCCAACGGGTGTCATTTGCTGCTGGGATAGAGCGTCCATAGCCAAAAGT includes the following:
- the LOC130111947 gene encoding zinc finger BED domain-containing protein 4-like — its product is MCSDFPNVVFSPCKWAQLKELCTILEPFAEATDLTQGEQLVTSSLVVPTVLDINTHLMRMEEKRFLCRPLVRALKESLHRRFSGIFVRTKMDESKQHHEPFGEDVYFIAAMLDPRFGLSWVDMDVQSTENVMSPLVRDELKRSLKDTLITEARAIGTGSPPKDPHSAQQSQEELPPLKCPRLLARYQWHRKSHSCDRDSSIASQVQKYFETIKDFHDEDTLSFWARNEEKFPNLHSLALKVLSVPASSAPIERVFSRGGLITRPHHSRLGTKMLSYLMFLKCNHALLSK